Proteins encoded together in one Deinococcus hopiensis KR-140 window:
- the map gene encoding type I methionyl aminopeptidase codes for MTITNGRDLEGMKLAGKVVARTLEALKTAVEPGITPAELDAMAGQVFAQYGAFSAPRAEYAAPVNVFISVNDDIVHGLPTLRPLAAGDVVSIDVTPNVGGYVADAAVTVAVPPVSPVANRLIACAEAAFGEAMKVARAGRPLHGIGRAIETEVARRGFTLLRELQGHGVGRAIHEKPDVPNFYHPALKKLLHAGLVIAVEPMVSSGRNWRTKTLRDGWTISTADGSTAAHFEHTIMVTAGAPLILTA; via the coding sequence ATGACGATTACCAACGGGCGTGACCTCGAAGGCATGAAGCTGGCTGGAAAGGTGGTGGCCCGAACCCTCGAAGCGCTGAAGACCGCCGTGGAGCCCGGCATCACGCCGGCCGAACTGGACGCAATGGCAGGACAGGTTTTTGCCCAGTATGGCGCTTTCTCCGCACCCCGCGCGGAGTACGCCGCGCCCGTGAACGTGTTTATCAGCGTCAACGATGACATCGTTCACGGCCTGCCGACGCTGCGGCCCCTTGCAGCGGGGGATGTGGTGTCGATTGACGTCACGCCGAATGTCGGCGGCTACGTCGCGGACGCCGCAGTGACGGTGGCCGTTCCGCCCGTCTCGCCCGTGGCAAATCGCCTGATTGCCTGCGCTGAAGCTGCGTTTGGGGAGGCCATGAAAGTCGCCCGGGCAGGACGCCCACTGCATGGGATCGGCCGGGCCATCGAAACGGAAGTGGCTCGGCGCGGTTTCACGCTGCTCCGCGAACTCCAGGGACACGGCGTGGGGCGGGCCATCCACGAGAAGCCCGACGTGCCGAACTTCTACCACCCAGCGCTGAAAAAGCTCCTGCACGCAGGGTTGGTGATCGCCGTGGAACCGATGGTGTCCAGCGGCAGGAACTGGCGCACGAAAACGCTGCGCGACGGCTGGACCATCTCCACGGCCGACGGAAGTACCGCCGCGCACTTCGAGCACACCATCATGGTTACGGCGGGTGCGCCCCTGATTCTGACGGCCTGA
- a CDS encoding YdeI/OmpD-associated family protein, translating to MAQPPAHLPRVTAASRAAWRAWLQENHRTAAGVVLVYHKVGSGTPSVTYPDAVREALAFGWIDTTRYALDEQRYQQVFAPRRKGSPWSRLNKSYVAELVEAGLMTTAGQAAVDAAKQGGAWNVSEAGESGQVPEDLQLALNANPDAARHFAEFPPSIRKYVLQWIAEAKQPGTRAKRIAQTAEQAAQNLRVRGQRPPR from the coding sequence ATGGCTCAACCGCCCGCCCATCTGCCCCGCGTGACCGCCGCAAGCCGCGCCGCGTGGCGGGCGTGGTTGCAGGAGAACCACCGGACAGCGGCGGGAGTGGTGCTGGTGTACCACAAGGTGGGCAGCGGCACACCCAGCGTCACCTACCCGGACGCCGTGCGCGAAGCTCTGGCCTTCGGCTGGATTGACACCACGCGTTACGCCCTGGACGAGCAGAGGTATCAGCAGGTGTTTGCGCCCCGCCGAAAGGGCAGCCCCTGGTCGCGCCTCAACAAAAGCTACGTCGCCGAACTGGTGGAGGCGGGGCTGATGACCACCGCTGGGCAGGCTGCCGTAGACGCCGCCAAGCAAGGCGGAGCGTGGAACGTTTCGGAAGCGGGGGAATCTGGGCAGGTTCCCGAGGACCTGCAATTGGCGCTGAATGCCAACCCGGACGCCGCACGGCACTTCGCCGAATTCCCGCCATCCATTCGGAAGTACGTCCTCCAGTGGATTGCCGAGGCCAAACAACCCGGCACACGAGCGAAGCGAATTGCGCAGACGGCCGAGCAGGCGGCGCAGAATCTCCGCGTGCGCGGTCAGAGACCTCCCCGTTAG